Proteins from a single region of Punica granatum isolate Tunisia-2019 chromosome 8, ASM765513v2, whole genome shotgun sequence:
- the LOC116188775 gene encoding uncharacterized protein LOC116188775 yields MEIGGGADRACSEDRNVAGGRGTAVGAGGGGNGLVKGCTVDVCSVGGAGASVLFGTWVGGIQGVRSTVGHCPSGGVELEDARFDPLSRANSSAMLAVMLAANRLTVPSSAVKRAWSSEADDVCETRGRGTPEDVGGGRCVGGVPEYAGSMPAGVEGGGACVGGG; encoded by the coding sequence ATGGAGATAGGTGGAGGTGCGGACAGGGCCTGCTCCGAGGATAGGAATgtcgccggtggaagagggacggctgTGGGGGCCGGTGGCGGCGGAAATGGACTGGTGAAAGGGTGTACCGTGGACGTGTGCAGTGTTGGTGGTGCGGGAGCATCAGTGCTCTTCGGAACTTGGGTTGGCGGAATCCAAGGGGTCAGATCGACTGTTGGCCATTGTCCTAGTGGAGGTGTGGAGCTTGAGGATGCGCGGTTCGATCCTCTGAGTAGGGCGAACAGTTCCGCCATGTTGGCGGTCATGCTCGCGGCCAATAGATTAaccgtgccctcgagtgcCGTGAAGCGGGCTTGGTCGTCGGAGGCGGACGACGTCTGTGAGACTCGTGGGAGGGGCACCCCTGAAGACGTtgggggcgggagatgtgtcGGAGGGGTGCCCGAATACGCCGGGAGTATGCCTGCGGGAGTCGAAGGCGGCGGAGCGTGTGTCGGGGGCGGTTGA